In Candidatus Eremiobacteraceae bacterium, the genomic stretch TCGCGCGAGGGCGCGAGATCGAGTATCTCACGGCACACCGAGACCTCAAGCGACAGTTTTTCCATGGCGCGGTACATCAGCGCTAGGCGGTCCAAGACGGCGACCAGTCCGTCGTCGCCGATATTGCGCAGCAACGCCGCGTGCTGGGTCGCCGCCTCGAGCGAATCCGGCATGAGCTCGGCGATGCGCCCCGCGGCACGTGACGCTTCGACGATGTCGCCCTCGGCGATGCTGCGGTCGATGGCCCGCCGCAGCCGGTCGGTGGCCAGGTTTGTCTTGCCGGCCGCGACGTAGAGCTGGGCGAGCGCCTGCAGCGACTGGGAGTCGGGGGTGCCGAGTTTCAAAAGCTCCTCGTATTCGCCGATGGCCTCGCCGACTCGGCGCGCCTGCGCCAGCAATGACGCGAGCATGCCGCGCAGCTCGCGCTGCTGGTGCGACGCAGCGTCGGAGTGCTGGCCGGGTGCGGCAAGCGCGTCGCTGAGCATCGTGATCGCTTCGTCGCTCTTGTCTTCGGCTTCCAGCGCGCGCGCCGCTTCGACGTACAGCGGCAGCGCGTCAGTAAGTCCTTTGCGGCGCTGGCGCTCCTGGGCTTTCTTGCGCAGTTCCGCGGAGCCGTTGCGTCGCCCCATCTATTGGTTCCCCTGGCTGTCGGCCATGCGGGTAGGCAGCCGTTTGACCTTCTGCCGTTCCGCAGAGCTGAGATTCGCTTTGACGACGCGCACGCGCTCGCCGATATCCCGATACGTCAGGTCGCGCGCGTACAGCTCTTCGAACGACGACAGCGCCAGAGCCAGCGATTCTTGCGTGCCCTTGGCTTCGTACAGGTCGCCGAGGTTGTACAGCGCTTCGAGGTAGAGGTTTTCGGGATATCCCGGCGTCTCGATCGCTTTGGCGAAACGCTTGGCGGCGGCGCCGTCGAGCCCTTGGCGGCGCAGGCAGGAGCCGATCGCGATGAGGCACGGCACGACCATGCCGGGCTCGTGCTGGATCGCCTGCAGCGTCACCAGTGCTTCCTCGATGCGTCCGAGTTCGCGATACGCGAGGCCGAGACGGAATTTCGTGCCGATGTCTCCGGAGCTCGCATCTTTTTCCATGCGCTCGACGAACTGGTCGACGAAGTCGCCATTGTTCGCGTCGGCGCGCGCGAGGGCGCTGAGCAGCTCGGCGCCTTCGACGACCTTGCCTTGGCGCGCCTTGACGATGGCCAGCTGATATCGGGTGGCCGCGTGATCCGGGCGAAGCTCCGCGGCCTGCGTGAGCAGCCGCTCCGCGCCCTCGAGATCCGAGCCGTGCTCCGCCAACAGCGAGCCCGCCTGATACGCGGCCGCAGCGTCCTGCGGGTTGGCCTCGAGCGCTTGCTTGTACGCGTCGATGGCGCGGTCGAATTCGCCGGCTGCCAGGTGGGCAGCAGCGCGCGCGTGCGCTCCTTGAGGTCCGACGTTGGCCTGCACGGCCACCGCCGGAACCGGCACGCTGGCCGCCGCGCCGGGCCGCGCTTCGAGTTCTTTCGCGCCTGCGCTCAGCTCTGCCACGCGCGCCGCCAGCGCCTCGGCTTCGGCTTGCGCCGCATCGCGCGCCGCGTGCGCTTGATCAGCTTGAGCCTGCGTCTGCGCCATGTCCTCGCGCAGTTTGGCCAGCTCGGCCTGCGCACCGGACAGATCGTTCTGGAGCGCGCTGCGGCGCGCTTCAAGCGCGATGATCTCGGCGCTTGCCGTCTGCGCTTTGGCGGCCTGCTCGTCGGCGGCGCCAGCCGTCGCGCGGATCACCTCGAGCTCGTCGGTCAGCCGCTTCGCGTCTTGCATCTTGGCGGTCAATGCCGCGACCTCGGTCGCGGTCTGGTCGCGCAGCGCGCTCAGCTCGCGCAGTGAAGTCTCGTCGGCGTTCTTGCGCGCCGTCAGCGTCTCGGCTTCCGAGCGCAGAGAAGCAAGCGCGGTTTCGAGTTCCGTGCGCTCGGCTCTGAGCGCGTCGAGTTGCTGTTTGCCCTCACCGCCTTGCGCCTGCGCCGCGGCGCCGGCGTTCTTGGCCTCCTCAAGGACCGCTTGAGCGGCGCTCAGCTGCGAGTCCAAGTCGTTCTTGCGCATCGTCGCCGCTTCGAGTATGGCGCGCTGTTCGCTCAGCGCCTTTTGCAGCTCCTCGCGCGTCTGCAGCAGCAGCTGGAGGTCTTGTTGAGCGGCCTGACGCTGCGCTTCGATCGCGGCCAGCATCTGCCGCTCGCGATCGACATCCGCTTTGGACGGCGCTTCCGGCGCCGCCGCCTGAGGCCTAGCGGTTGCCGGCGTCGCAGCAGCGGGTGCTTGAGGTGCAGCGGCTGTGGCGGGCTCAGGCCGTGGCGGACTGATCTTCGCAGCCACTTGCGCGACGACCGGGGTGGGTGCCGGCTTGGAGGCCTCAAGCGCTGCCTGAGCCGGGACTGGCTGCGCGGAAACAGGCTGCGGCTTCGGCGCCGGAGTCTGCGCTGCCGGGCGCTGGGGCGGCGGTGCGGGTTTGGCGATCTCAGGCCGCGGCCCAGTCGGCACAGGGCGGTGCGCCGGAATCGGCGCGGCTGGCTTCGTTGGCGACCCGGGCGCGATCGCCGGCTCGTCGGCGGATGCGACGTCGTCGCTATGGCCTTGTTCCTCGAGCTCGTCGAGCAGGATGCGCGCCTTCTGATTCTGCGGGTCGATCGCCAGCACCATGCTCGCGATCTGCCGGGCCGTGCTCCAATGCTGGCATTCGCGAGCCAGCTGGGCCGCTTGCGTGTAGTAGCCGATCGCGTCCGTCATCAGTTCTTTGCTCTGGTAGAGCTGTCCGATGCGCACGGTCGCCTGCACGTGGTTCTTATCCCGGTCCAAGACCTTCTTGAACGCCAGCATCGCTTGATCGAACTGGCCGTTGGACTGGTAGATGGAGCCCGCCGCGAACAGGGCGGGCACGTGCTTGAGATTCGACTTGCGCAGCACGTCGATGAACTTCGCCAGCCCGTCCTGCAAGCGCCCGTCGTTGACGTCGGCTTGGCCCAGCATGTAGATGACATCGAGATTGTGGACGTCGAGCGCGTGGCCGGCTTGGAACGTCTGGCGCGCCTTCTGGTAATCTTTGTTGACGTTCAGATAGGTTGTGCCGGCTTCGATATACGCGGCGATCGCCGAATCGTTGTCGCCCGCTTGCGCGAGCATCTTCGCCGCCTCGACCTGCAGCTCGGGCGGGCAGCCGGCCAGTCCGGCGACGGTCTTGAGGCAGATGAGCGCACCCGGCGTGTCGCCGGCCTTGAGCTTACCGCGTGCTTCGTCCAAGAAAGCGGCGGCGCTGGCCGCGGCGTTGTTGCCGGGATCAGGAGAGGTGGGCTGCTTGCCAGTGTCTGCCACGATGAGCGCCTTCTCTAGTGTCCAAGCGGGCTCGTCGGCTTCTTCTCACCGAACACACGCGCCGCGCCCAATTGCGACGCTTCGAAGTGCTCGCGCACTTCCTCGACGGAATCGCCCCCGTATTTCTCCGAGAGGGCTTCCGCCAACGCGAGGCAGACCATCGCCTCGCCTATCACCGA encodes the following:
- a CDS encoding tetratricopeptide repeat protein; the protein is MADTGKQPTSPDPGNNAAASAAAFLDEARGKLKAGDTPGALICLKTVAGLAGCPPELQVEAAKMLAQAGDNDSAIAAYIEAGTTYLNVNKDYQKARQTFQAGHALDVHNLDVIYMLGQADVNDGRLQDGLAKFIDVLRKSNLKHVPALFAAGSIYQSNGQFDQAMLAFKKVLDRDKNHVQATVRIGQLYQSKELMTDAIGYYTQAAQLARECQHWSTARQIASMVLAIDPQNQKARILLDELEEQGHSDDVASADEPAIAPGSPTKPAAPIPAHRPVPTGPRPEIAKPAPPPQRPAAQTPAPKPQPVSAQPVPAQAALEASKPAPTPVVAQVAAKISPPRPEPATAAAPQAPAAATPATARPQAAAPEAPSKADVDRERQMLAAIEAQRQAAQQDLQLLLQTREELQKALSEQRAILEAATMRKNDLDSQLSAAQAVLEEAKNAGAAAQAQGGEGKQQLDALRAERTELETALASLRSEAETLTARKNADETSLRELSALRDQTATEVAALTAKMQDAKRLTDELEVIRATAGAADEQAAKAQTASAEIIALEARRSALQNDLSGAQAELAKLREDMAQTQAQADQAHAARDAAQAEAEALAARVAELSAGAKELEARPGAAASVPVPAVAVQANVGPQGAHARAAAHLAAGEFDRAIDAYKQALEANPQDAAAAYQAGSLLAEHGSDLEGAERLLTQAAELRPDHAATRYQLAIVKARQGKVVEGAELLSALARADANNGDFVDQFVERMEKDASSGDIGTKFRLGLAYRELGRIEEALVTLQAIQHEPGMVVPCLIAIGSCLRRQGLDGAAAKRFAKAIETPGYPENLYLEALYNLGDLYEAKGTQESLALALSSFEELYARDLTYRDIGERVRVVKANLSSAERQKVKRLPTRMADSQGNQ